TCTACCAATTCCGCCATCTGGGCATCTTGTAGAAAAGCGATTGCAAAAGTACACAAAAATTTCAAAAATAAAAACGGTTAGCCTCTTTTTATTTTAAATTATTCCAAAAGAGATGCGGTATGAAATTAATTGAGGAATTGTTAAAACAATCACCCGACGGAAAGCGTTATACCGGGAAAGAAGATAATACAATCGAAAAAGTGTATCCATCACCCAGAGTGTAAGATTATGTTATGAAGAACAACAATTTTTGTGTTATTATGGGAGGCGGGATCGGCAGCCGGTTCTGGCCTTTTAGTAAAGAAGACAGACCCAAGCAGTTCCTCGATTTTTTTGGTACGGGCCGTTCGCTCTTGCAGAGCACGTTTGACCGGTTTAAAAAAATCATTCCCATCGAAAATATTTTCGTAGTGACCAACGACGCATATGCTGAGCTGACGCTTAAGCAACTGCCTGAATTATCAAAAAAACAGGTGCTTCTTGAGCCGCTGAGAAGAAATACCGCACCCGCGATTGCCTATTCCCTGTTTCATATTCAGGCAATCAATCCGGATGCCAATATCGTAGTCGCTCCTTCCGATCATCTTATCTTGAAAGAAGATGTTTTTCTGTCAGAGATTGAACGTGGATTGCAATTTGTGGAAAAGAACCCGTTCCTGCTGACGCTGGGTATTAAGCCCAGCCGCCCTGAGACAGGTTACGGGTATATTCAGGAGAGTCACGAGGGGGTCGACGGTATTCGAAAAGTGAAGACTTTCACGGAAAAACCCAATTTAGAACTGGCTAAGATGTTCTGCGAAAGCGGTGAGTTCGTTTGGAATTCGGGTATCTTCATTTGGAACGTGAAGACTATTTTAGAGTCGTTCAGGATGTATTTACCCGATATCGTGAATAAGTTCAACGAGGGGAGGGAGTTTTTTAACACTCCCCGGGAGAAAGAGTTCATCGACCAGGCATTTCCGTTTTGCTCCAACATCTCCATCGATTATGGGATAATGGAAAAGGCGGACAACGTGTACGTTATTGGCTCCGACTTCGGGTGGTCCGATTTGGGTACCTGGGGTTCGTTGCATGAAATAACCCCGAAAGACGAGAACAACAATGCCAGCCTGCATTGCAAAACGTTGTACATTGAAAGTAACGATAACGTGGTAACCATGAGCGATGACAAGCTTGTAGTGATACAGGGGCTTGACGGATATATTGTTGCCGAATCGGATAAAGCGTTGCTGATCTGCAAAAAGGAAGAAGAGCAACGCATCAAGCACTTTGTAACCGATGTGAAGTTCCGTTACGGGGATGAATATATATAGGATCAGCTAATAAACAGCAATTCCCGGTATTTGGGCAGGGGCCACATCTGGTTGTCGACCATCAGTTCCAGTTTGTCGATGTGGTAACGAATAACGGAAAGGAACGGTTCCACCGTATCGTGGTAAGCAATGGCCTTCTCGCGTGCGTCTTCGAGCTTATTGGCCGATTTGCGGGCCTCTACCATGTCGTCTACGTTGGTCTTTATGGCGGAGATATGTGTCGCGATCTCCTCGATCAACGCCGCATCCTCCCTGGAGAGCCGGGTTGCCTTCTCTTCATCGAAAACCACACGCATCTTGTACAGGTTATCCAGCAACATCGACTGGTACTGCGTTGCCACGGGGATGATGTGGTTCATGCTTAGGTCGCCCAGTACCCGGGCTTCTATCTGAATTTTTTTAGTATACGTTTCCCACTTCACTTCGTTTCGGGCGTGAAGTTCGCGTTCGTTCAGCACGCCGATGCTTTCGTACATTTTTACACTCCGTTCAGAAAGATATGCGTCAAAAATTAACGGCACGCTCGTTTCGCAATCGAGTCCGCGTTTCCGGGCTTCTTCCTTCCACTCTTCGCTGTATCCGTTTCCGTCGAACCGGATAGGCTTGCATGCTTTGATGTAAAGGCGGATAGTATCGAAAATGGCTTGCTCTTTCTTCATGCCGTCTTTCATTTTCTTGTCGATCTCCTTTTTGAATTCGATCAACTGGCTGGCCACAACAGCATTGAGGACACTCATGGCCGATGAGCAGTTGGCCGACGATCCTACGGCACGGAATTCAAACCGGTTTCCGGTGAATGCAAAGGGTGAGGTGCGGTTCCGGTCGGTATTGTCAATCAACACTTCTGGAATATGGGAAATACCCAGTTTCATCTTGCGGAGTTCGTCCATCGTGATGTCATTATCGTCGGAGCTTTCTTCGATTTTGTCGAGCACGGATGAGAGCTGCGAACCGAGGAATACCGAAATTATGGCCGGGGGAGCTTCATTGGCTCCCAGACGATGCGCATTCTGTGCCGACATGATGGATGCCTTGAGCAAGCTGTTGTGTTTGTATACCGCCATGAGCGTGTTGATGAGAAACGTCACAAACCGGAGGTTTTCATTCGCTGTTTTGCCAGGAGTGAAAAGTCCCACACCGGTATCGGTCCCCAGCGACCAGTTGTTGTGTTTGCCCGATCCGTTTACGCCGGCGAACGGCTTTTCGTGCAACAACAACTTGAAGTTGTGTTTGGTGGCGATCTTGTGCATCAGCGACATGATTAACAGGTTCTGGTCAACGGCCAGGTTTGTCTCACCGTAAATGGGCGCCAGCTCAAATTGATTGGGTGCTACTTCGTTGTGACGGGTTTTCAGCGGAATGCCGTATTTGTATGCTTCGTATTCCACTTCACGCATGAACGCCACCACGCGCGGCGGAACCGCGCCGAAATAGTGGTCTTCCAGCTGCTGGTTTTTAGCGCTTTCATGCCCCATGAGCGTTCTTTC
This portion of the Petrimonas sulfuriphila genome encodes:
- a CDS encoding mannose-1-phosphate guanylyltransferase, coding for MGGGIGSRFWPFSKEDRPKQFLDFFGTGRSLLQSTFDRFKKIIPIENIFVVTNDAYAELTLKQLPELSKKQVLLEPLRRNTAPAIAYSLFHIQAINPDANIVVAPSDHLILKEDVFLSEIERGLQFVEKNPFLLTLGIKPSRPETGYGYIQESHEGVDGIRKVKTFTEKPNLELAKMFCESGEFVWNSGIFIWNVKTILESFRMYLPDIVNKFNEGREFFNTPREKEFIDQAFPFCSNISIDYGIMEKADNVYVIGSDFGWSDLGTWGSLHEITPKDENNNASLHCKTLYIESNDNVVTMSDDKLVVIQGLDGYIVAESDKALLICKKEEEQRIKHFVTDVKFRYGDEYI
- a CDS encoding glutamine synthetase III, giving the protein MSTLRFKAVEEASKRVPVEISVPDQLPSEYFGKYVFNRTQMSKYLSKETMNTVLDAIDQGITLQREIADHVAAGMKMWAIEMGATHYTHWFQPLTEGTAEKHDSFVDYVNGPGGNIIERFSGKLLAQQEPDASSFPSGGIRNTFEARGYTAWDPSSPAFIIEDTLCIPTVFISYTGEALDYKTPLLKSLSAIDKAAVEVCKLFDPNVKKVYSYLGWEQEYFLVDQALYVARPDLNLTERTLMGHESAKNQQLEDHYFGAVPPRVVAFMREVEYEAYKYGIPLKTRHNEVAPNQFELAPIYGETNLAVDQNLLIMSLMHKIATKHNFKLLLHEKPFAGVNGSGKHNNWSLGTDTGVGLFTPGKTANENLRFVTFLINTLMAVYKHNSLLKASIMSAQNAHRLGANEAPPAIISVFLGSQLSSVLDKIEESSDDNDITMDELRKMKLGISHIPEVLIDNTDRNRTSPFAFTGNRFEFRAVGSSANCSSAMSVLNAVVASQLIEFKKEIDKKMKDGMKKEQAIFDTIRLYIKACKPIRFDGNGYSEEWKEEARKRGLDCETSVPLIFDAYLSERSVKMYESIGVLNERELHARNEVKWETYTKKIQIEARVLGDLSMNHIIPVATQYQSMLLDNLYKMRVVFDEEKATRLSREDAALIEEIATHISAIKTNVDDMVEARKSANKLEDAREKAIAYHDTVEPFLSVIRYHIDKLELMVDNQMWPLPKYRELLFIS